The sequence ATGTCACTTGTATCATCGGAGAAGGAAAAGGTAGAATACAAGGATGCCCTAAATCGTCAAACAGCTAACAACGTCACCGCCGCCGACGCACCTAGCAACGAAGCCAAGCCTGCCGGCTTCAAGCCCGATGAAGTCATCTTTGTTAACTCAGTTAATCGTGTATTTGTATCTGAGACACCCCATCCTTCGATCGCAAGCACAATAAGTCATGGAAACCTCACTAAAGTCAGCACTACTTCAGCTGGCGCCTATATTGCCGGTGCTAATTCTGCCAGCACCATTCATCCCAATTTTATATTTCCAGGTGCTAATTCTGCCAGCACCATACATGCCAATTTTATATCTCCAGGTGCTAATTGTACCAGCACCATACCTACAAACTGCATAACCACAAGCGCTAATTTTGTCAGCACTACGGGTACTTTCAGTCATTATAACAGTGGCCTATATACCACTGCAAACCTTTTCGACCCAGCTTCAGTCAGCGTTAACCCCGCCAACGCCTCAATGTTAAACTCTGCTGACGTTAATACAGCCAACGTCAAATTCGATGCAACCAGTGGCGCTTTCATGTGGTCGCCAACATGCCGGCCACCAATAATGCAGCCACACTGCTACACAAACAACTTCTATCGAGGTAATTTTCCGCCAGGAAGAAATTTTCCACCCACGACAAATTCAGTGTATAACCCACAAACCACCCCTCAGGAACACTCATCCTGGAGTCCTATACGACATTCAGTTACACGTAAAATTTTAGATTTACCAGAGTTCCATGGTTCACCCGAAGAGTGGCCTATGTTTTCCGTGGCCTTTAAGGAAACCACTGAAATGTACTCGTAATCCCAGTTGGAGAATTTTCTGCGTCTTCAGAAAGCCCTAAAAGGAGAGGCTAGACAGCGAGTAGAGTCACTACTGATACACCCAACTAGCGTATATGCAGCCATGAAAACATTAGAAATTCACTATGGGCGCCCAGAGCTTCTGATTAGGAGCCAAATTGCCAAGGCTCGAACCTTTCCACCTGTCACTGCCGGACGAATCGgcgatatactaaattttagttcgatGGTGTCGAATTTAGTACCATTTTTAGAAACTTCGGGTGCTACGCCACATCTGAATAACCCAATATTAATAGATGAGCTAGTGAGCAAATTGCCGCTCAACAAGAGAGAAGAGTGGACACGCCACATCCTCGAAATGCAGAATCCACATCCAAATGTGCGTCAGTTTTCAAACTGGTTGCAAAACACCGCCATGTATGTGTCAATGGCGACAGATGTTATGCCGACACGGAATATGTCCAACGATCTTTCACACCACAAGCCGAAAGGCCCACTCAAACCCATAATGACTGTCACAAAAGAGGAGAAAACATGCTCATTATGTGATCAAAACCATAGCTTAAATCAATGCCCAAAATTTAAAGATGAAAATTATTCCAAACGCTGGGATATAATCAAAAAGAAACACTTGTGCTTTTGTTGTCTACAGCCCGGtatgtatccgtatccctaacgtaatcagctgtttatcgttacgacggtaaaccaaaacccaattggttggctacgatacggtaacgactttagcggcaccaataatcgattgcattaattctcataaggttggtcgaatcagctgttaaaaggttaccgataccgttaccgataaagcaccaatgtctccagctttaattaGAACAAGTAAACATGTCAATTTAGATGATGGTTTTGCAGTCCACAAAACAATGGTAGGTTGGACACTATTTGGATCAAATGAATATCGTTCTAATGACGTCACAGTTGGTCACGTAGATATTTATTACACACAACTGCATGAAATAAACAAACAGATGTCAGAATATTTCGCTGCAGAAAAGTTTGAAGTTGTGAAATCGCCAATTGTACAATCAGAAGTAGATATAAGAGCCGAAAATTTATTGCAACAGACAACAAATTATGTAAATGGCAGGTATGAAACTGGTTTACTGTGGAATAAAGATAATATAAATTTTCCGCAGAGTTACAGTACGGCCGTAAAACGTTTAGAGCAAATTGAAGCAAAAATGGCACGAGATCAAGAGTATGGAAAGTGGTACAAGGAAAAAATTGCCGAGTATGTAGGCAAGGGATACGCGAAGCTGTTTTCCCCCGATGAATTAAGTGTAAGTGTCGATCATACGTGGTATTTACCACATTTCGCTACATGTAACCTAAATAAGGGTAACAAACACAGACTTGTTTTCGACGCTGCATCAAAAATCAATAATATGTCGTTAAATTGTGCCTTAATGAAAGGGCCGGAAAAATACCAACCCAAATCGCTTTTAGCAATATTATGCAAGTTTAGGCAGGGTAAAGTAGCAGTTTGTGGCGACATCCGCGAGATGTTTCATCGGATCTTGATTCGTAAAGAAGATCAAAGAGCGCAAAGCTTTCTTTGGAGAGAGGGCGACCAATCAAAAGCGCCCGAAGTATATGTTATGTGCGCAATGATATTTGGATCAATAAGTTCCCCTTGCTCGGCGCAACTTATAAAAAATATGCATGCTGAAAAATATCGAAATATGAACGCAAGAGCCGTAGATGCCATCGTCGACAGGCACTATGTAGATGATTACATGGACAGTTTTGACATCGTCAAAGAAAGTATTAAAGTAACCAAAGATGTAATTGACATCCACAGCAGCGAGCATGCGAGCCGTATCGAACAATGCGCAATCGTGTACGCAACAAAATAACTATATATGCCGAGGTGAAGGTGCTACCGAAAAGGTACTGGGTATGCACTGGAACCCAAACGaagattattttttattcaagctaaCATTTTCAAAAGTGCCAAAAGCTATTTTGGACTATAGTAGACGACCGACGAAAGGTGAAATGTTAAGCGTTACTATGTCGATATTCGACCCACTTGGTTTTGTTTGTGGAATGGTTTTACGAGCAAAGGTGCTAATGCAAAGCTTGTGGCACAGAAGCGTTGACTGGCATGAGCCAATCCCTGAGGACATTTATAAGAAATGGATGCAGTGGTACAAAACACTGAACACCATCGAAGATTTCAAGATGCCCAGATGCTATAGCGTAAGTTTTTTGAACCCGAATTCTAACATACAACTGCATGTTTTCGTCGATGCGAGCGAGATCGCATTTGCTGCCGTCGCTTTCTGGCGCATTCAATACACAGACAACACAGAAGTTATATTTGTAGCTGGTCGATCCCGATGTAGCCCGCTCAAGCCCCTGTCCATTCCACGGCTTGAGTTGCAAGCAGCTGTCCTGGGTATAAGGTTGAAAGAAGCGGTCATCAATAGCCATGACGTTCAGCCAAATAAAGTGATATTTTGGTCAGACTCAAAAATAGTTCTGCAGTGGATAAGGTCCGATACCAGGTGCTACAAGCAGTTCGTAGCACACCGTATAGCTGAGGTATTGCAAACATCCGAACCCAGTCAGTGGAGGTGGGTCCCAGGTATAGACAACCCAGCCGATGATGCAACGCGCATCAAAACAATTTCTGGAAATGGTAAGTGGTTAAATGGACCTAACTTTTTGAGATTACCTGATACTGAATGGGCAGTAATGCCAAGCGATATTAATCGAAACGAATGCCAAGAGGAGAGACGCTCTAAGCTAATATGCACGATAGCTTTACCAGACGTGGTAATCCCATTCAACAAGTATTCAAATTATTATAAGTTTTTAAGAGTAATGACATGGGTACGATATGCTATAGTAAAATTTCGCAAGCGTAGAGGCTATGAAGATGCGTCAAAGTTTGTTAATGCAAATGAAATTAAGCGAACTGAGTTACTGATTTGCGCACTAGTACAGCAAAATGTGTTTGCTGACGAGATAGAGTTGTTACGTAAGGGTGCTCAAATTCCGAAATGTAGTTCTCTCTTTAAGCTCAGCCCAATATTAGACAAGGAAGGCACATTTCGATTGGCCGGGAGGATTGATTACGCAGAATGTCTACCACTGTCAACTAGGCGACCAATAATTCTGTCAAAAGACCACCCTATATCCCGCCTTACAGCCAAACAATATCATGAAGTTTTCCATCACCATAATTTTGATGCAGCACTATGCGCAATACGTCGGAAGTTTTGGATTCCAAGCGCACGCCGAGTATTAAGGTCAATTAAAGCTAATTGTCAAATGTGCAAAAACTTATCAGCTGTACCTGAATCACCAATCATGGGCCAAGTACCCACCGATCGAACTACGCCCTTCGTTCGCCCGTTCACGTATTCAGGGGTCGACTATTTCGGGCCCATATTGGTATCCATAGGCCGGCGTCGAGAAAAACGTTGGGTCGCGCTTTTTACTTGTTTAACTATCAGAGCCATCCATTTAGAACTAGCTAAGGACCTGTCGACAGATTCCGCCATAATTGTCTGTCGTAATTTTGTAAACCacatggccaccgtggtgtgatggtagcgtgctccgcctatcacaccgtatgccctgggttcaactcccgggcaaagcaacatcaaaattttagaaataggatttttcaattagaagaaaatatttctaagcggggtcgcccctcggcagtgtctggcaagcgctccgattgtatttctgccatgaaaagctctcagtgaaaactcatgtgccttgcagatgccgttcggagtcggcataaaacatgtagatcccgtccggccaatttgtagggaaaaatcaagaggagcacgacgcaaattggaagagaagctcggccttagatctcttcggaggttatcgcgccttacatttatttttttttaattttgtaaaccgAAGAGGTGTCCCGGTGCGACTTAGGAGCGATATGGGAACAAATTTTGTCGGCGCGAGCAAGGAAGACTGGGTAAGCGTGCAGGTTGGCATGCAATCGGAATGCGATCGTAGAGGAGTTGAGTGGGTTTTCAATACACCTGCCAATCCATCTGCAGGAGGCGCATGGGAGAGAATGGTGAGAAGCGTAAAACGCGTCTTAATATTCACACTTAAAGAACGAGCGCCACAGTTGGAAACGTTACAGAGTCTACTGATTGAAGCAGAAAATTTGATAAATTCGCGTCCACTAACACATGTTCCACTAGAAAAGAAAGACGCTGAACCTCTAACACCAAATCATTTTTTGCTAGGGTGCGCAAATAAAATACAAACTCCTGCACTCTCATACGAAAAATGTTTGCGCAAACTTTGGCATATAGCGCAGCAACTGAAGCAAACCTTCTGGAAGAGGTGGATACTTGAGTATCTTCCTACTTTGACACGACGTACTAAATGGTATAAGAGAGTAATGCCGATAGCGCTAGGTGACGTTGTTATAATCTGCGACGACAACGAAAGCCGAGGGCATTGGAAAAGGGGCATCGTCACAGAGGCAAAGCCAGCTCCAGATGGTCAAGTCAGATCAGTTTTAGGTAAGACATCAGTCGGAGTCATACGAAGGCCAGCATCCAAAATTGCAATACTTGACGTTGGTAGTGATTCTCTTACCAGTGACGTGAATCacggggggggggaggggggcggGAGGATGTTACTGTTTAAACCATAGAATGCTCGGAAATATTCTTTAAGAACGTTACAGTATTTTAAATCTTATTTAAATGAAACTGCTTGTCAATCActtcgaaactgaatttgaattatcttattatttatacaaaaaattacaaCTTATCTGTATTTATACTCAAAAATGCAACCGTGCCAAAAATGTAAGCGCGTTTTGAATTTACCGAAACGTTCCTTCGAGGAATCTGTTGGCTACGAGAATTCAGACGCGTACGAGGCACGAAAAGATATAAAAACGAAACCAAACCAAAACCAAACCGCCGCTACGCTGAGCTGCATttaaacgatttaccaatttaactaatttaaacaatttctctatAAATATTAGTAAAGCGCAAAAGTGCGCCATATATTGCATTTAACTATTAATTTTAAACTATACAATATTCACACGTTACAAATAATAAAAGCGAATTAATTAAAACTCAGTAAAGCCTGTTCTTTATACTTTCGAAAGCCTCGTAAATTTAGCCAGAAGTTGTTTAGTCACAGCAGCTGTTGTTTTTCTCTCAAGTcaattgctttgtttttgtataaaatttcgaCTAACCTGTTATTTTTCCTTTGGAGTTCGTTGGTGGgatccatagtgtacctatacaagtgtgtcaactaagcgataaatgtcaaaactacaaacagcctcgctcacctgatgcaaatctcaggtctagagttgcatttttggtacgtaagagtacttcaagctgagttgcatttgatagtttaataaaactttgtagtatttacagatgaaatagttgcatatatttccgcggaaataagaatactagaagatttgtagtctgcaacaatgcggaaacatacggaaagctaaatttatttaaattagagtcaaaatataaagcaccacacgtgtaacatggaaacatttcacttctaaggctgtttacacaaaatggtgctgcaagtgtaaacaaatcaaactcctatatgacactactttattttctatgtatttttcttgtattttctgtaatattttttgtcgagggagccaataaggttccagtactggtgtaagtgtatgaactatatttgaaaaaaactaacgaaatacaagaaaatacaacgtagttcattaaaaacaaacaatgcagtttgtatttcgatagggttttttgacattaggccgttttttatttattttttctgaaaaatgaaaattttgtttttagtttcaaaattttgtgcataaaaacacaattaaattcaaagtgtaaattgtgtgtgcaaatgagttttcaataagtgtacattctTCAGTTTTCCAAAGTTAAGGAATTGatctccagattcttgtgttacacaaatatagtgaacttgggtacagaaattcaaattaaaaagtttttcacaataatttgaaaaactctacgttttctctgccttttacacttaaaggtttaaccctccgtaataaattaaacatttaatgaaaatcaataactctgaactgaataCTTTTCgcaatgatataaaattaaaatgctgtgaaacaggagcaacacttttgtgactacataaaccctgtttcaatcttttgcgtctctgcacagaaccctaaatGCCCGTttccaaccgaaacaacaatggcaacccagattttcccgttaagctggagtcattggtgccgtatgtcgtatcgctgtatccgtatccctaatgtaatcagctgtttatcgttacgacggttaaccaaaacccaattggttggctacgataaggttacgatcttagcggcaccaataatcgattgcattgattctcataaggttggtcgaatcagctgttaaaaggttaccgatacgattaccgataaagcaccaatgtctccagctttatgctcacttaagcgagcgcctgtcagaaagaagtcaacacacttgtacttgtacaatATGGTGGgatccattgtttactatatagtttggcagcttaagtagaggttatgttgcgaatagagtggaaggcagtggactaggcagtcgaatgtcatataatgaaggaatggtgttcggagattttttaaagttaaaaaaaaaaatgataaaagctttaatataaataaaactattgttttaataacaacaaaaacgccatatatattctgtatacataaatttataaggattatcttttaccaagtagcgcaactaacagctgatcggtgaaaattcgcacattcacacgcacagttctcgactcagtttcaaaaaaaaactttagattatttaattcaaattttaaagtgagataaccattacaaatttatgtatacagaatatatatggcgtgtttgttgttattaaaacaatagttttatttatattaaagcttttatcatttttttttttaactttgaaaaaactccgaacaccattccttcattatatgacattcgactgcctagtccactgccttccactctatttgcaacataacctctacttaagctgccaaactatatagtaaacaatgaacaTCAATATCCAACCAAAACAGTATTACAGCGTAACATACATTCCTAGGTTAACAGACAACATAGAAAAAAGTAtaccaaaaaccaacaacaatatatgcttcgCCTACAAATCTAACCAAACTTTGTCTACTATTTTCACGAAAACAAAAAGCAGAATTCCAGCTACACAATAAAATAACATTGTGTACGAAATAGCATGTAAAGGAGATGACAACCAAACATGCAATAAAATGTACATAGGTACAACAAAACGCACATTAGGCGTTCGTCTAAAAGAACACGATACGGATATAAGGAAAAGCAAAAATAGCACGGCATTATCGCAACATACCACAGCAACCGGTCATACAGCTGATCTCCACAACGCGAAAATCTTAGACAAAGAGAAACGCGAAAAGGTTAGATTCACAATAGAGAGTTTAAGGATACTACAAAACCGAAACAGAACAGTAAACAGAAGACACAGATGACATTTCTTCTGCTTATCTGTTATGCATATGAAACAACTTACATACAAAAAAGCATACATGGATCAAAGTCCAACTAAACAACCATATTTGACAAATGTACCCAAACATTGATAcccgtttttttataattttaatataaattaatttaaattaaaatatattgatgACGTTTAGCGCAATATGTAAGATTGACATATTAACGTATACAAATATTGTAAGTGCTCGATATATAATTGTGATATTGATTAGTAAGgtttatgtatatttaatttcaaattatgttttttacatgttataatattgttgttgattgaaattggaaaaataattgaaataaatgcagttcacccctgaggatgctaagatgattagcgaaacgtcgggtcgTACTAGTGGAGTCTTTTGACTTGCACTACAGCACATATTGGTCAAATAACGCCtagttttattaattaatttttttattttatttgatacatcaacttccggcgcagtacggttttgacatttgtccatcgaattcaCAGAAACAAAGTACAtaggatttttatttatgtttgtaggtatgtcaccatgctgccttgtatcgttccgccatgggagGAACCAAGCCTTAAGGCATGTGTAAGCTTGGTCTAACGTAGATATTAGGAAAATCTTTAAGAAAATTCAAGTTGAATTTTTCAACTGACATAAACTGTGATACATTTTGTAATATATAGGTAGAATTgttacattttattttacttaaattaagtaagtaatatatctatcctctttggtcgAAGTCAAACCattcattttgttaattttcacgaAACTCGTAAAGCTCAAAACAATACCGCAGCAGTTTTGCGCTGCTAGTTCCGCCGCTCCTCATTTCTTTTTTAGACACATGTGCagcacctctcccgatattttttgtCGTGTATTgacagtcgacccctgttctagacttctACCGCATTTTCTTCCATTTTCGGACGCTTTACAGAATTTTTGCTGGCTGGGATATACACTCATGGACAAAATAATAAGTGTACACAGCTTTGGTGCTCTATCATTACAAGATTttgcaaattaaaacaaattttgtgtgGTAATATTTATAACTTCAGTTACTTatactaaatatatgaaaattattaCAATTCTTCCATTTGCAAGACATTtgtatcataataaaaaaaatttggttggtCAAAATAATAGGTGCATGAAACTTTTCTTAGAAATCAAAGAACACCATTGAATTATAATTCCTTAATCCACTGTTTTCTTAATCGCCAGTATCTCCTCCGTGTTTAGTATAACTTTGCCTATAATTTTTGGCATATTTCCAATGGAGTGCTATCCCATCCCAATCCCTCATCTTCTGCCAAATTAACTCGCTTGTTATGAAATGAAAAGGACGCCAATCTTCTCTTAAGGTCACTCCCCAAGTTCTCAATCGGGTTGAGGTCAGAGTATTGACCTGGCCATTGCATACATGGGATAATTCCATTTCTGAACCACCCAAATACCAACCGAAAAGTATGTTTTGTATCGTTATCTTGGTGATAACTCAATATGAGTGGGGTGTTTTCCTCCGCATATGGCAGCTTAACATTTCGAAAAATATTCCTGGCAAATTGGATCaaggaattattattattattattttaattattgtcattattattattattataattatttttttttttaattttttttttttttttttttttttacgtggaaggaggaaatgctttatgcactaaccgggttgttaagcctcggtgcaaCTTTCTGTAGCAACGAGCCtctcctgtggaggtattcccggaagtagccgtggccacttaaaaactgtgtcaggtagaagtcgacctctccatgtggccgttctaaccatggctccagctcgggaatcagttccctgatccacttgcctgcagtactgcagctccattgctgttgccagcgtcggatagaatcttttcgcgcctgcgcggcagcaacatctctacgtacttctcctcggaggtggtaaataaatttcctctcctcagcgaaaagatgtatcggtatggttcccgcaataacaagaactgcgtcgcggataccgtgcggtaagctgaggcaattcgtagcgcccctctgcgttggacagaagtaatagctgctcgatgctttcggaatttcattgcatccgcccaaatttctgcaccgtacaagagtataaaatccgaagcggaagcaagcagctttcttatacatggccttggcccgcctgtgtttgccattaatcgacttaagtatcctatggtccgtacagttttctcacaggctccttgaaagtgtttcgagaaggttagtttggtatctagcctcaccccagggtatttcgtggagctgcgtgtttgtacttgttgttctccaaccatcatattcataatggtgggaattcgtcttttcgtgaggattacgatctcagttttcgctgtcgcgagctgaagtccatggtcactcatccatctatttacactgcgcattacttggtttaattaaagctgcgccagctcgcagttctgtgctgtaattacggcagccacgtcgtctgcgaaagcgacaagaaaagcactttctggcatgtgcaaacgaaagaggctgtcatacgaagcattccagaggtcgggacttAACACCGATCCCggggctgctccgcctgttatcctcacatttctctgaccttgatttgtttcgtacgtgagccagcgatcttttaggtagtcgcTTAATGTGGCTAGTAGaaaaggaggtaccttgaaagagtgttttagcgcatcgagcatgtcgtcccacctgacggaattgaaggcatttttcacgtccagcgtaaccagtaagacaaccggcctagcttggtggcacgcggtttcggctttccttaccacatttataacctcggctatggcatctattgtggaatgacctttccggaacccatgctgccgatgggacagaccacctccatcttcaatggctgctatcagccgttgtttaagaaggctttccatcattttcccggccgtttcgagcatgcataatggtcgaaaagacgtcggggagttcgggtctcccttgcctttcgggattagcacgaggtgcgctgtcttccaccttgtaggaaagatcctggcttccaggcatttttatacatgtgcaacagctactcaggactgctcttagcagccagtcttattgcttcagctggtatcccatccggtcctggcgctttaccgggcttcattctgtgtagagccgcttttagctcaccttcactgaacggctgcatGTCGTGGCCTTCGTGGGTAACGTGGTGACCGTCTCTGCTcgtgcgagtgaggaacagagcatctactatacttcgcatctttccctcatccatcgtttggttcggtgggcggaatttccctattactattttatacccttgtccccaaggatcacgatcaacttctttgcaaagctttttccagctatcaagtttgctttgctttatggcggcacagagaaccttttttgctcttttgtatgcctccgcatgctctagcgcgtcaggcctgctgcgtgcgtaggttgcca is a genomic window of Eurosta solidaginis isolate ZX-2024a chromosome 4, ASM4086904v1, whole genome shotgun sequence containing:
- the LOC137248232 gene encoding uncharacterized protein, with product MVGWTLFGSNEYRSNDVTVGHVDIYYTQLHEINKQMSEYFAAEKFEVVKSPIVQSEVDIRAENLLQQTTNYSYSTAVKRLEQIEAKMARDQEYGKWYKEKIAEYVGKGYAKLFSPDELSVSVDHTWYLPHFATCNLNKGNKHRLVFDAASKINNMSLNCALMKGPEKYQPKSLLAILCKFRQGKVAVCGDIREMFHRILIRKEDQRAQSFLWREGDQSKAPEVYVMCAMIFGSISSPCSAQLIKNMHAEKYRNMNARAVDAIVDRHYVDDYMDSFDIVKESIKVTKDVIDIHSSEHASRIEQCAIVYATK